A portion of the Pelecanus crispus isolate bPelCri1 unplaced genomic scaffold, bPelCri1.pri SCAFFOLD_315, whole genome shotgun sequence genome contains these proteins:
- the LOC142596993 gene encoding feather keratin-like, protein MACNNLCNPCGPTPLANSCNEPCVRQCEDSRVVIQPSTVLVTLPGPILTSFPQNTAVGSSTSAAVGSALSAQGVPISGGFGYGYGFGGLGCFGARRACYPC, encoded by the coding sequence ATGGCCTGCAACAACCTCTGCAACCCCTGCGGACCCACCCCGCTggctaacagctgcaacgagccctgcgtcaggcagtgcgaggactcccgcgtcgtcatccagccttccaccgtgctggtcaccctgccaggacccatcctcacctccttcccccagaacaccgccgtcggatcctccacatcggctgccgtgggcagcgctctcagcgcccagggagtgcccatctccggcGGCTTCGGCTACGGCTACGGCTTcggaggcctgggctgcttcggcgccagaagagcctgctacccctgctaa